One Lycium barbarum isolate Lr01 chromosome 5, ASM1917538v2, whole genome shotgun sequence genomic window carries:
- the LOC132639669 gene encoding uncharacterized protein LOC132639669: MGKVEKVDIRVAEYLELAGREKWARVYASVNQGWTMTSNIAEYINYHLVVVESSTEYLYTVHDAGRHFIVCLKNKTCSCQMFQLEEIPYPHAWAVIKKKNLSADDYCSELFKPQTVVKTYDVAVDPLPDERE, translated from the exons ATGGGGAAGGTTGAGAAGGTAGATATTCGGGTGGCTGAATATTTGGAATTAGCCGGAAGAGAAAAGTGGGCTAGAGTGTATGCGTCTGTTAACCAAGGATGGACAATGACTTCAAACATAGCAGAGTATATTAATTATCACCTTGTAGTG GTCGAATCATCAACCGAATACTTGTACACAGTTCATGATGCAGGAAGGCATTTCATAGTTTGCTTGAAAAATAAAACTTGCAGTTGTCAGATGTTTCAATTAGAAGAAATTCCATACCCACATGCATGGGCTGTCATTAAGAAGAAAAATCTATCGGCTGATGATTATTGCTCAGAATTGTTCAAACCACAGACCGTGGTGAAGACATATGATGTAGCCGTGGATCCTCTCCCTGATGAGCGTGAATAG